Genomic window (Bosea vaviloviae):
CCAGATCTTCATCGGTCCGGCTTCGAGCAGCGTGGCGGCGCCCTCCGCGACGGGCGCCGGGCGACCTTTCGGCTCGGCTGCGAGCAGCCGCTTGGTGTAGTCGTGCCGGGGATTGCCGAAGATCGCGCCGACTGGTCCCTGCTCGACGATCTGGCCCTTGAGCATGACGCAGACCCTGTCGGCGATGCGCCGGACGATGCCGAGATCGTGGGTGATGAACAGCATCGCCATGCCGAGCCGGCCCTGGAGCTCCTTCAACAGCTTGAGGATCTGGGCCTGCACCGTGACGTCGAGCGCGGTCGTGGGTTCGTCGGCGATCAGCAATTCAGGTTCGTTGGCGAGCGCCATCGCGATCATCACGCGCTGGCGCTGTCCGCCCGAAAGCTGGTGCGGATAGGCCTCCAATCGGCTTTCCGCGTCGCGGATGCCGACCAGCGCCAGGAGTTCGAGCGTGCGGGCGCGCGCGTTGTCGCCGCGCAGGCCTTTGTGCAGCTCGAGGATCTCGCCGATCTGCCGCTGGATCGTGTGCAGCGGGTTGAGCGAGGTCATCGGCTCCTGGAACACCATGGTGATGTCGTTGCCGCGCACCTTGCGCATCGCATCCTCATCGGCCGCGATCAGGTCCTGGCCGTTGAACATCACCTTGCCGGAGGGGTGGTGCGCGGAGGGGTAGTTCAGCAGCTTCAGGATCGAGAGCGCCGAGACCGATTTGCCCGAGCCGGATTCGCCGACGATGGCGAGCGTCTCGCCCTTGGCGATCTGGAAGGAGATGCGGTCGACAGCCAGCGTCTCGCGCCCGCCCTGGCGGAAGGCGACGGAGAGATCCTGGACGGAGAGGAGGGGAATCATGTCCAAACGTCTAGATCCTCGACTTGATCGATGTCGATCCGCGTCATGCCATTCGGCAATCGGATCCTCTTGTCTGATGATATGAAGAGCGTGCAGGTGCTATACATGGCGGTAGCCACATGGATTGCATCCGCGCCCTTGCTCGCCGTGGTCGCTCTAATATCGGCACTGCGGCGCAAGACATCCCGGCCGACGGGAACGACGGTAAGGTAGTCGTCGGATACCAGCATCTCTTCGTAGAATTTCGCTAGCCCAGGCTGGGACTGTTTCAACGGGCCAACAAGCACCTCTGCAAGGGTGAGTTCGCTAGTGTAGAGGTGAACCAAATTCTCGGAAGCCATCTCGATCAGGAAGGCAAGCGATCCCACACCGCCCTCGATAGAGCGTATGATGGCGTTCGCGTCCAGATAGATGTGGGTCCGCGGGCCCCGTTCCACTAATCCCACTCGTCTCGCAGTGCCCTGACACGTGCGACAGCTTCTTCCGACGTCACAGGCTTGACGGCACCCGTAGCGTGAAGCTGGCTGATACGCTCGAGCAATGCGTTCCAGGAGGCGCGTGCTGCGGCCACATTTTGAGGGGGCGTCATTTCGGTTTCAATCGTCACCGTTACGGTGCCCTGGCCCGTCAATTCCGCCCGTAAATCCTCGGGCAGCTTCTCGATCGGGTAATGTTCCCGCACGATCTTGTTCATCGCCTCGCTCCTTGGCGTGCGATCATACCACAGCTCACGCGAACGTCTTTCTCGGGTCGAACGCGTCTCTGACCGCTTCGCCGATGAAAATCAGCAGCGACAACATCAGCGCGATCGCGACGAAGCCCGAGAGGCCGAGCCATGGCGCCTGCAGGTTCGATTTCCCCTGCGCCAGCAATTCGCCCAGCGAGGGCGAGCCGGGCGGCAGGCCAAAGCCGAGGAAGTCGAGCGAGGTCAGGGTGGTGATCGAGCCGTTCAGGATGAAGGGCAGGAAGGTCAGAGTCGCAACCATCGCATTGGGCAAGAGATGCTTGACCATGATGGCGCGGTTGGAGAGGCCGAGCGCGCGTGCGGCGCGGACATATTCGAAATTGCGCGCCCGCAGGAACTCGGCCCGCACCACGCCGACAAGCGCGACCCATGAGAACAGCAGGAGGATGCCGAGCAGCACGAAGAAGCTCGGTGTGATGATCGCCGCCACGATGATCAGCAGATAGAGCGCCGGGATGGAGGTCCAGATCTCGATGACGCGCTGGAAGATCAGGTCGGTCCAGCCGCCGAAATAGCCCTGGATGGCGCCGGCTGCGATACCGATCACGGAGGAGATCGAGGACAGGATCAACCCGAACAGGATCGAGATGCGGAAGCCGTAGATCAACCGCGCGACAACGTCGCGGCCCTGGTCGTCGGTGCCCAGCCAGTTCCATTCGAGATCGCGGCAGCCCGTGCCGCCGCTGCGCTGCGCGATGACGCGGCATTGCTCGTCCTTGAGCAGCCAGGTCGGCGGCGCTGGCGCGGGCACGGGCAGATCGAGATTATGCGTCCGGTAGCTGTAGCGGATCAGGGGCCAGACCGCGTAGCCGTTGGCTGTGATCTCCTTGGCGATCACCGGGTCGCGATAGTCCGTCGTGGCCAGGAAGCCGCCGAACTTCTCTTCCGGGTAGTTCACCGCGACCGGGAACAGCCATTCGCCCTTGTAGCGCACGATCAAGGGCCGGTCGTTGGCGATGAACTCGGCGAAGAGCGAGAGTACGAACAGCGTCAGGAAGATCCACAGCGACCACCAGCCGCGCTTGTTGGCCTTGAAGTTGTTCAGCCGGCGCCGGTTGATCGGCGAGAGCTTGAGCCAGCCCTGGCTTGCCTCCAGCGGGGCCAGCGGCGCATGGCTGCGCAAGGCTGGCGGCGGCGCGTCGATCAGCGTGTCGCTCATCGCTTCAGGCCTCCCGCGTCTCGAAATCGATGCGGGGGTCGACCCAGGTATAGGTCAGGTCGGTGATGAGGTGCACGACAAGGCCGATCAGCGAGAAGATGTAGAGATTGGCAAAGACAACCGGATAGTCGCGGTTGACGATCGCCTCGAAGGACAAGAGCCCTAAGCCGTCGAGCGAGAAGATCGTCTCGATCAGCAACGAGCCGGCAAAGAGCGCATGCACGAAGGCGCCGGGAAAGCCGGCGATCACGATCAGCATGGCATTGCGGAAGACATGGCCATAGAGCACGCCGCGCTCGGAGAGCCCCTTCATCCGTGCAGTCAGCACATACTGCTTCCTGATCTCGTCGAGGAAGGAGTTCTTGGTCAGAAGGGTCGAGGTGGCAAAGGCGCCCAGCGCCATCGCCGTCACGGGCAGGGCGATGTGCCAGAGATAATCGACGGTCTTGCCGAGCAGGCTGAGCTGCGCCCAGTTCTCCGAATGGAGCCCGCGCAGCGGAAAGATCTGCCAGAACGAGCCGCCGGCGAAGAGCACGATCAGCAGGATCGCGAAGAGGAAGCCTGGGATGGCATAACCCACGATCACGACCGCGCTGGTCCAGGTATCGAAGCGCGAACCGTCCTTCACCGCCTTGCGGATGCCGAGCGGGATCGAGATCGCATAGGACAGCAGCGTCATCCACAGGCCGAGCGAGATCGAGACCGGCAGCTTCTCCTTGATCAGCTGGAGCACGGGCGCATCGCGGAAATAGCTGCGCCCGAAATCGAAGCGGATGTAGTCGCCCAGCATCTTGAGGAAGCGCTCATGCGCCGGCTTGTCGAAGCCGAACTGCTTTTCGAGCTCCTTGATGAAAGCGGGATCGAGCCCCTGAGCGCCGCGATAGGCGGAATTCGAATCGCCGCCCAATTGTGCGCCGGCATCGCCGCCCTGGCCGCCGCCAACGCGATCCGACGCGCTTCCGGCCGCCGGATTCTGCAATTGCGCGATCACGCGCTCGACCGGCCCGCCGGGCGCAAATTGCACGATGATGAAGGAGATCAGCAGGATGCCGAACAGCGTCGGCACCATCAAGGCGATACGTCTCGCGATATAGCTCAGCATGCCGGTTCACTCGGTCCTTCTGGCTGAGCCGATAACGCCGAGATGAGTGTCAGCGAAGCGCGTAGCATATTTCAGTCCATAACCGAGCGCCCGGTCGAATTCGACATGCGCGGCCCAAATCAGGGCCAGAGCCAGCGTCATGGCGGACTCCGAGGCTAAGGCAGCAACTCCCAGCAGGGCCGGGCCGATCAGGGAATGGGCGGCGTTGTAGATTGCGGAACCCAGCCGGGGGCCGAAGAGATAGCCGAGCATGGCGAGGTCAGGCGCCAGGATGAGGCCGGCGAACAGCCACCATGAAACGTCCGTGCTGGCAAAAAGCCAGACGCTGAGCCCGCCGAGCAGGACGCCTTCGAGGCGCAGGAGCCGGTTTGGGACCCCCGTGACATGGCACTGCATGACCGCCGCCATGCTCAGGCCTTCCCGATGCGCTTGGCTTTTTCGGCGTCGTACCACCAGATCGCCGGCGCGCCGGAAGAGTATTTCGGCTTGGTTTGGGGCCGGTCGAACATGTCCCAATAGGCCAGCCACTCATGGGCGTTCCACCACATCGGGATCCAGTAGCGCCCGGCGCGCAGCAGCCGGTCCAAGCATTTGGCGGCGGTGACGACCTCGGCATAGCTGTGGGCCTGCCCGATTGTCTCGATCATCGCGTCGATGGCGGGGTGGGCGATGCCGGCGGCATTGCGTGAGCCGCGCGTCTTTGCAGCTTCCGAGCCATAGACGATGCGAAGTGAATCGCTTGGGATCGAGCTGCCGCCGAGCGCACGGCTGATGATGTCGAAATCGAACTCGTCGAGCCGGCGCTGATATTGCGCGGCGTCGACGATGCGCGAGGTCGCATTGATGCCGAGCCGCTTCAGATTGGCCTGGAAGGGCTGCGTATGCGGCTGCAGCGCAGGCTGCGAATCGAGAAACTCGATCTCGAATGGCTTGCCGTCCGGCAGCTTCAGGACATTGCCCTCACGTTTGCAGCCGGCGGCGCGCAGCATCTCGTCGGCCCGGCGCAGCAGGTTGCGGTCACTGCCCGAGCCGTCCGAAACCGGCGGCAGGAAGGGCTCGTCGAAGACCTCGTCGGGCACCTGGCCACGGAACGGTTCGAGCAGCTTGAGCTCCTCGGGCGAGGGTTTGCCGATCGCCTTGGAATCCGAGTTCTCGAAATAGGAGGTCATCCGACTGAAGGACGAGAACATGATGTTCTTGTTGGTCCATTCGAAATCGAAGCACAGCCCCAGCGCTTCGCGAATGCGCGGATCCGCGAACTTGTCGCGGCGCAGATTGAAGATCCAGCCTTGCGAGCCGATCGGCTCGGTTTTGGGCAGGGATTCCTTCTTGACCTTGCCTTCGTTGATCGACGGAAAATCATAGCCCGTCGCCCAGATCCGTGAGGTGAACTCCTCCTGGAAGGTGATGACGCCGCTCTTGAAGGCCTCGAAGGCGACCTGCCTGTCGCGGAAATACTCCCAGCGCACCCGGTCGAAATTATTGGTGCCGATATTCACGGGCAGATCCTTGCCCCAGTAATCCGGCACGCGCTCGAACTCGATGAAGCGCCCCTGCTCGAAGCGGCCGACCTTATAGGCGCCCGAGCCGAGCGGCGGCTCCAGCGTCGATGCCTCGAAATTGCGCGTCGACCAGTATTTTTCGGAGAACACCGGCAGGCCGGCGACGATGAGATGCAGGTCGCGGCTGCGCTTGGGCGAGAGCTGCACGACGACGATGTCGTCGCCCTCGGCTTTCGACGAGACCAGTTCGTTCAGGATCAGGCGGAAGGAGGGGTGCCCCTTGGTCTTGAGCAGATTCATGCTGAAGGCGACGTCGGAGGCCGTCACCCGCGAGCCGTCATGGAACCTTGCCTCGGGCCGGAGCCGGAACCGGTAGGCCAGCTTGTCCTGCGAGATCGCCACGCTTTTGGCGAGCAGGCCGTAGAGCGAGCCCGGCTCGTCGCCCGAGCCCGCCATCAGGCTGTCGAAGCAGGCATCCATGCCCGCCGCGCCGTCGCCCTGGAGCACGAAGGTGTTGAGCGTGTTGAAGGTGTCGAAGCTCTGGTTGCCGCCGGCGCGCTTGATCTGGATCGTCAGCGTGCCGCCCTTGGGCGCTTTGGGGTTCACATAGGCGAAATAGGGAAAATCGGCGGGCAGCGCCAACTCACCGAAGGTCGAGAGACCATGAATTTCCGGCTCCTGCGCGAGGGCAAGCGCAGGCAGGCTCGCACTTGCCGCCAGGGCGCCTCCGGCCTCGATCAGCCTGCGGCGGGTGATGCGCATCGCCATGCTCCTTCGTCTTCCAGAGCAATTTCCGATCCAACTGGATCGCTCAACAGCTCTAGGTCTTTGTTTTAACGCGTTTTCTTCACGCGAACCGGCATCCACTTCGCTCGAAAACACTCTGCATTGGTTCGCCGGCCGATTCGCGTTCCGATTATGTCGAACGCGGCCGGCGACGCCAGTCATTCAGGGATTTGCCGTCATCCTGACGGCGGCAGCATGGCGCGGATATGCAAAAGCCGGGCTGACGGGCCCGGCTTGGCGCAATCGGAATGAGCGCCGGATCGACGCCGGCTGAAACTCAGGGCTTCGGCAGCGGCTTGGGCGCGTCGGAGAGCGTGTTCAAATAGGCGATGACGTCGGCGCGCGTGTCGGGCTTGCTGATGCCGGCGAAGGCCATCGCGGTGCCGGGAACGTAAGCCTTCGGACCCTTCAGGAAGTGATCGAGCCCGTCGGCTTCCCAAACCTTGTCGGTACGGCCCTTCATTGCGGCCGAGTAGCCGAAGCCGCCGACTGAACCCTCGTTACGGCCGTAGACGTCGTAGAGATGCGGGCCGACCTTGTTGGCGCCGCCCTTCTCGAAGCTGTGGCAGGCCTTGCAGGCGCCGACGGCCTTCTCGCCCTTGGCCGGGTCGGCCTTGGCGAGGCGTACCGCGATCGGCTCGTCGGCTGCGGGCGCTGCTGCACCGGCACCTGCGGCGGGTTCCTCGCTCGGCAGGTCGAAACCGGGCACCGCCGGCTTGTGAGGCGCAAAGACGATCCCGGAGATCATGCTGAGCCCCATCACCACGAGCAGAGTGGAGAGAACCGCTCCGGCGATCTTGTTGGTTTCGATATCCATCGTATCCGAACCCTCGGCCCACCGACGCGATAGCGCGGGAGGCAAGACAGCGCTTTGGCCGGGGCCTGAAAGCGCCGACACCCGAGCGTTGCTTAACCGCTTTGCGCGCTGCAATGCAACTCGTATAAGCACCCTCCGCTTTGAGACCTTTTGACGCTTCCCGCCGTGCCCCCTACGGCCCAGCCGAGCCTGCCCCCGATGTCCGACCCGCTGATCCTGATTCCCGCCCGCATGACCGCGACCCGCCTGCCCGGCAAGCCGCTGGCCGATATCCATGGCGAGGCGATGATCGTGCATGTCTGGCGCCGCGCCATGGAGGCCGGCATCGGCCCGGTCGCGGTTGCGACCGACGAGGCGCGCATCGTCGAGGTGATCGAGAAGGCCGGCGGCCGCGCCGTGCTGACCCGCGACGATCATCCCTCGGGCTCGGACCGGATCAAGGAGGCGGCAGACATCTTGGATCCCCAGGGGCGGCACGATGTCATCGTGAACGTTCAGGGCGACCTGCCCACCATCGATCCGCGCGTGATCGCAGCCTCGGTCGGGCCGCTCTCGGATTCGGCTGTGGATATCGTGACGCTCGCCGCGATCATCACGCGCGAGGACGAAAAGACCGAGCCCAGCGTCGTCAAGGCGATCGGCAGCGAGATCGCGCCCGGGCGCATGCGCGCACTCTACTTTACCCGCGCCACCGCGCCGGGCGGGGAGGGGCCGCTTTATCATCACATCGGCCTCTACGCCTATCGCCGCAAAGCGCTCGACCGCTTCGTCTCGCTGCCGCCCTCAGCCCTGGAGAGGCGCGAGCGGCTGGAGCAGTTGCGCGCCATCGAGGACGGCATGCGCATCGACATCATCGTCGTTGACGACGTGCCGCTCGGCGTCGATACCCCCCACGATCTGGACCGCGCCCGCGCGATCCTGTCAGCCCGCGCCGGAGCCTAGAGTTTCATGCCTGTTATCGTGTCCTATCAGGGCGAACCCGGCGCCTTCTCGTCGCAGGCGGCCCTGCAGGCCTTTCCCGATTGCGAATTGCTGCCTTGCGCGACCTTCGAGGACGCGTTGGCGGCGGTCAGCGACGGCACGGCGCGCTACGGCATGATCCCGATCGATAATTCGATCGCCGGCCGCGTCGCCGACATCCACCATCTGCTGCCGCGTTCGGGGCTGCACATCATCGGCGAGCACTTCCTGCCGATCCGCTTCCATCTGATGGCGCTCAAGGGCGCGACGCTGGCCACGTTGAAGACGGTGCAGAGCCATATTCACGCGCTCGGCCAGTGCCGCAAGATGATCCGCAAGCTCGGCCTCAAGGCCGAGGTCGCGGCCGATACGGCGGGCTCCGCCCGGCAGGTCGCCGAGGCAGGCGACCTGACGCGTGCCGCGATTTCGCCGCGCATCGCCGCCGAGGTTTACGGGCTCGATATCCTGATGGAGGATATCGAGGACGAGAAGCACAACACCACGCGCTTCGTGATCCTGTCGAAATATCCGGAATTCGCCCGCCAGGGCCCGGCGAAGACCGTGACGACCCTGGTCTTCCGCGTCCGTAACATCCCGGCTGCGCTCTACAAGGCGCTCGGCGGTTTCGCGACGAACGGCATCAACATGACCAAGCTCGAGAGCTACATGGTCGATGGGCATTTCTCCGCGACGATGTTCTACCTCGATGTCGAGGGCCATCCGGACGACCCGCATCTGAAGCGGGCGCTGCAGGAGCTGGAGTATTTCTCGAAGGAGATGAAGATCCTGGGCGTCTACCCGGCGCATGCCTTCCGGGAGAGTTTCGCGGAGGCGGGCGAGTAAGAAAGCGAGTGGCGAATGGCGAATAGCGAGAGGGGCGTCATTCGCCACTCGCTACTCGCTATTCACCTCTTCCCCCTCCACCGCCCAGGCCCTGAGGATCGTGTTGGCGATCGCCAGGTGCTGGGGGCTGGTGAAGCCTTCGGGATGGTTGCCTTCCAGCATCTGCAGAGCCTCGGCCCGCGAGAACCAACGCCCGGCCTCCAACTCCATGCCGTCGAGCACGATGTCGTCGTTGAGGGCCTCGACCAGACAGCCGATCATCAGTGAGCCGGGAAACGGCCAGGGCTGCGAGGCGATGTAGCGCACCGTGCCGGTGCGCAGGCCGGCCTCCTCCCAGGTCTCGCGGCGCACCGCATCCTCGAAGGTCTCGCCCGGCTCGATGAAACCGGCGATGCAGGAATACATACCCGGCGCGAAGCGGGCCTGCCGCGCCAGCAGGCATTTGTCGCCGCGCGTAGCGAGCATGATCACGACCGGGTCGGTGCGCGGGAAATGCTGCGCGCCGCAAGCCGTGCAGTGCCGCTTCCAGCCGGCCGAGCCGAGTTCGCTTGGGCCGCCGCATTGCGCGCAGAAGCGGTGGCGCGCATGCCAATCGAGCAGCGCCTTGCCTTCGCCGAGCGGGCCGAGCTCATGGGCGGGCACGAGCCGCTTCAGCGCGACCGAACGCAGATCGCTCAGCAGCACTTCAGGCCGTTCGCGCAAGGGCTCGGCCAGCGCCTTGTCGATCAACCGCGCGAAGCGCGGCGCGCCGTCAGGGTCGAGCCCGAGAAAGGCCTCCTCCAGCCCGGCGCCGAGCAATTCGGTCTCGCCATGGCTGAACCAGACCGACAGCGCCTCGCCCTCGAGCCGCTTCAGCACCGGCGTCTCGCCCGCGAGCACGGCCAGCCGCGTATCGGAGCGATGGCGCAGGGCCGCGATCGCATCGGGCTTGTCGCGCAGATCGGCCCGGCGATCGAGATGGCTGGTGGCGAAGCCGGTCTGGGCCGAGCGTTCGCGGCGGTTGGAAGCATCGTTCATGGCTTCCGTCCTAGCTGCTCCTCACGGGGCCACGCAAGCACGCTTCACGAAAGCAGGCACGCTTCACGAAAGGTTGCGTCCCCGCAGCAGATGGATGATGGCCGAGAAATCCGCGCCGCCTTCGCCCCAGGCATTGTGGATGCCGTAGAGCTGTGCGGCTGCCGCCCCGAGCGGCGTCGAGGCGCCCGCGGCTTGCGCGGCTTCCTGCGAGAGTTTCAGGTCCTTGAGCATCAGAGCGGAAGCGAAGCCGGGCTTGTACTCGTTGTTGGCCGGCGAGGTCGGCACCGGGCCCGGCACCGGGCAATAGGTCGTCAGCGACCAGCATTGGCCCGAGGAGGTCGAGGCGACATCGAACAGCGCCTGATGCGAGAGCCCGAGCTTCTCGGCCAGGACGAAGGCCTCCGAGACGCCGATCATCGAGATGCCCAGGATCATGTTGTTGCAGATCTTGGCGGCCTGTCCGTTGCCGGCATCGCCGCAATGCACGATGCGCCGGCCCATTGCCTTGAGGATGGGTTCGCCCAGCGCAAAAGCATCATTCGCGCCGCCGACCATGAAGGTCAGGGTCGCGCCCTTGGCCCCTCCGACGCCGCCCGAGACCGGGGCGTCGAGCGAGAGGCAGCCGCGCTCGGCCGCCAGCGCATGCGCCTTGCGGGCGCTCTCGACATCGATGGTCGAGGAATCGATCAGCAGCGCGCCCGGCTTCACCGAGGACAGGATATCGGCCCAGACGGAGAGCACATGCTTGCCGGCCGGCAGCATGGTGATGACGATGTCGGCCTCCGCGACCGCCTCCTTGGCCGAACCGGCGATCCCGACGCCGAGCTCGGCGGCGGCGTCCTTGGAGGTCTGTGCCAGATCGAAGGCGCTGACCATATGCCCCGCCTTGACGAGGTTGCCGGCCATGGGGCCGCCCATATTGCCGAGGCCGATGAAGGCGATGCTGGTCATGTGCGTGTCCTCTCGTCGTTCTTGGTGTCATCCTGGGCTGCGCGAAGAGCGGACCCAGGATCGTCATCAGAAAAAGGCGCCTTCTCGTCTTACGATCCCCGATCGCCGGTCGGCGTCCGGGATGACGCCTTCGGCGTCAATTCCCCTTCGCGCGCCCGACCAGCCCGCGCGCCACGATCATCCGCATCACCTCATTGGTTCCTTCGAGGATCTGGTGGACCCTGAGGTCGCGCACGATCTTCTCGATGCCGTAATCGGCGAGATAGCCATAGCCGCCATGGATCTGCAGCGCCTGATTGGCGACCTCGAAGCCGGTGTCGGTAGCGACCCGCTTGGCCATGGCGCAGAGTTTCGTCGCGTCCGGCGCCTTGGCGTCGAGCGAGGCAGCTGCCCGCCAGAGAAAGGTCCGCGCCGCTTCCAGTTCGGTCGCCATGTCGGCAAGCTTGAACTGCAGCGCCTGGAAATCAGCGATGCGGGAACCGAAGGCTTTGCGCTCCTGTGCATAGGCCAGCGCCTTGTCGAGCGCCCCTTGTGCCCCGCCGATC
Coding sequences:
- a CDS encoding ABC transporter ATP-binding protein; amino-acid sequence: MIPLLSVQDLSVAFRQGGRETLAVDRISFQIAKGETLAIVGESGSGKSVSALSILKLLNYPSAHHPSGKVMFNGQDLIAADEDAMRKVRGNDITMVFQEPMTSLNPLHTIQRQIGEILELHKGLRGDNARARTLELLALVGIRDAESRLEAYPHQLSGGQRQRVMIAMALANEPELLIADEPTTALDVTVQAQILKLLKELQGRLGMAMLFITHDLGIVRRIADRVCVMLKGQIVEQGPVGAIFGNPRHDYTKRLLAAEPKGRPAPVAEGAATLLEAGPMKIWFPIKSGFLRRTTGHVKAVDGITIRVREGETLGVVGESGSGKTTLGLAILRLISSEGPIVFLGDRIDGLASAAVRPKRRDLQVVFQDPYGSLSPRMSVAEIVAEGLTVQQSGLSYAQRREIVARALDDVGLDPSAMDRYPHEFSGGQRQRIAIARAMALDPKFVVLDEPTSALDMSVQAQIVELLRDLQARRKLGYLFISHDLKVVRALSHRVVVMQNGRVVEEGPAEEIFARPREAYTQALLAAALNLEPVGVAAVRE
- a CDS encoding type II toxin-antitoxin system VapC family toxin encodes the protein MGSLAFLIEMASENLVHLYTSELTLAEVLVGPLKQSQPGLAKFYEEMLVSDDYLTVVPVGRDVLRRSADIRATTASKGADAIHVATAMYSTCTLFISSDKRIRLPNGMTRIDIDQVEDLDVWT
- a CDS encoding ABC transporter permease, with the protein product MSDTLIDAPPPALRSHAPLAPLEASQGWLKLSPINRRRLNNFKANKRGWWSLWIFLTLFVLSLFAEFIANDRPLIVRYKGEWLFPVAVNYPEEKFGGFLATTDYRDPVIAKEITANGYAVWPLIRYSYRTHNLDLPVPAPAPPTWLLKDEQCRVIAQRSGGTGCRDLEWNWLGTDDQGRDVVARLIYGFRISILFGLILSSISSVIGIAAGAIQGYFGGWTDLIFQRVIEIWTSIPALYLLIIVAAIITPSFFVLLGILLLFSWVALVGVVRAEFLRARNFEYVRAARALGLSNRAIMVKHLLPNAMVATLTFLPFILNGSITTLTSLDFLGFGLPPGSPSLGELLAQGKSNLQAPWLGLSGFVAIALMLSLLIFIGEAVRDAFDPRKTFA
- a CDS encoding microcin C ABC transporter permease YejB gives rise to the protein MLSYIARRIALMVPTLFGILLISFIIVQFAPGGPVERVIAQLQNPAAGSASDRVGGGQGGDAGAQLGGDSNSAYRGAQGLDPAFIKELEKQFGFDKPAHERFLKMLGDYIRFDFGRSYFRDAPVLQLIKEKLPVSISLGLWMTLLSYAISIPLGIRKAVKDGSRFDTWTSAVVIVGYAIPGFLFAILLIVLFAGGSFWQIFPLRGLHSENWAQLSLLGKTVDYLWHIALPVTAMALGAFATSTLLTKNSFLDEIRKQYVLTARMKGLSERGVLYGHVFRNAMLIVIAGFPGAFVHALFAGSLLIETIFSLDGLGLLSFEAIVNRDYPVVFANLYIFSLIGLVVHLITDLTYTWVDPRIDFETREA
- a CDS encoding DUF4260 domain-containing protein; the encoded protein is MAAVMQCHVTGVPNRLLRLEGVLLGGLSVWLFASTDVSWWLFAGLILAPDLAMLGYLFGPRLGSAIYNAAHSLIGPALLGVAALASESAMTLALALIWAAHVEFDRALGYGLKYATRFADTHLGVIGSARRTE
- a CDS encoding extracellular solute-binding protein, whose translation is MRITRRRLIEAGGALAASASLPALALAQEPEIHGLSTFGELALPADFPYFAYVNPKAPKGGTLTIQIKRAGGNQSFDTFNTLNTFVLQGDGAAGMDACFDSLMAGSGDEPGSLYGLLAKSVAISQDKLAYRFRLRPEARFHDGSRVTASDVAFSMNLLKTKGHPSFRLILNELVSSKAEGDDIVVVQLSPKRSRDLHLIVAGLPVFSEKYWSTRNFEASTLEPPLGSGAYKVGRFEQGRFIEFERVPDYWGKDLPVNIGTNNFDRVRWEYFRDRQVAFEAFKSGVITFQEEFTSRIWATGYDFPSINEGKVKKESLPKTEPIGSQGWIFNLRRDKFADPRIREALGLCFDFEWTNKNIMFSSFSRMTSYFENSDSKAIGKPSPEELKLLEPFRGQVPDEVFDEPFLPPVSDGSGSDRNLLRRADEMLRAAGCKREGNVLKLPDGKPFEIEFLDSQPALQPHTQPFQANLKRLGINATSRIVDAAQYQRRLDEFDFDIISRALGGSSIPSDSLRIVYGSEAAKTRGSRNAAGIAHPAIDAMIETIGQAHSYAEVVTAAKCLDRLLRAGRYWIPMWWNAHEWLAYWDMFDRPQTKPKYSSGAPAIWWYDAEKAKRIGKA
- a CDS encoding c-type cytochrome, coding for MDIETNKIAGAVLSTLLVVMGLSMISGIVFAPHKPAVPGFDLPSEEPAAGAGAAAPAADEPIAVRLAKADPAKGEKAVGACKACHSFEKGGANKVGPHLYDVYGRNEGSVGGFGYSAAMKGRTDKVWEADGLDHFLKGPKAYVPGTAMAFAGISKPDTRADVIAYLNTLSDAPKPLPKP
- a CDS encoding 3-deoxy-manno-octulosonate cytidylyltransferase, whose amino-acid sequence is MSDPLILIPARMTATRLPGKPLADIHGEAMIVHVWRRAMEAGIGPVAVATDEARIVEVIEKAGGRAVLTRDDHPSGSDRIKEAADILDPQGRHDVIVNVQGDLPTIDPRVIAASVGPLSDSAVDIVTLAAIITREDEKTEPSVVKAIGSEIAPGRMRALYFTRATAPGGEGPLYHHIGLYAYRRKALDRFVSLPPSALERRERLEQLRAIEDGMRIDIIVVDDVPLGVDTPHDLDRARAILSARAGA
- a CDS encoding prephenate dehydratase, which encodes MPVIVSYQGEPGAFSSQAALQAFPDCELLPCATFEDALAAVSDGTARYGMIPIDNSIAGRVADIHHLLPRSGLHIIGEHFLPIRFHLMALKGATLATLKTVQSHIHALGQCRKMIRKLGLKAEVAADTAGSARQVAEAGDLTRAAISPRIAAEVYGLDILMEDIEDEKHNTTRFVILSKYPEFARQGPAKTVTTLVFRVRNIPAALYKALGGFATNGINMTKLESYMVDGHFSATMFYLDVEGHPDDPHLKRALQELEYFSKEMKILGVYPAHAFRESFAEAGE
- the nudC gene encoding NAD(+) diphosphatase, which encodes MNDASNRRERSAQTGFATSHLDRRADLRDKPDAIAALRHRSDTRLAVLAGETPVLKRLEGEALSVWFSHGETELLGAGLEEAFLGLDPDGAPRFARLIDKALAEPLRERPEVLLSDLRSVALKRLVPAHELGPLGEGKALLDWHARHRFCAQCGGPSELGSAGWKRHCTACGAQHFPRTDPVVIMLATRGDKCLLARQARFAPGMYSCIAGFIEPGETFEDAVRRETWEEAGLRTGTVRYIASQPWPFPGSLMIGCLVEALNDDIVLDGMELEAGRWFSRAEALQMLEGNHPEGFTSPQHLAIANTILRAWAVEGEEVNSE
- the mmsB gene encoding 3-hydroxyisobutyrate dehydrogenase, with the protein product MTSIAFIGLGNMGGPMAGNLVKAGHMVSAFDLAQTSKDAAAELGVGIAGSAKEAVAEADIVITMLPAGKHVLSVWADILSSVKPGALLIDSSTIDVESARKAHALAAERGCLSLDAPVSGGVGGAKGATLTFMVGGANDAFALGEPILKAMGRRIVHCGDAGNGQAAKICNNMILGISMIGVSEAFVLAEKLGLSHQALFDVASTSSGQCWSLTTYCPVPGPVPTSPANNEYKPGFASALMLKDLKLSQEAAQAAGASTPLGAAAAQLYGIHNAWGEGGADFSAIIHLLRGRNLS